Proteins co-encoded in one Nitrospira sp. genomic window:
- the dinB gene encoding DNA polymerase IV: MIRIITHLDMDAFFAAIEERDTPAFRGVPLVVGADPLGGKGRGVAATSNYLARAYGIHSATPISTAWRFSEAARRAGKPPVTFVSVDMQKYARVSEKVMRIVRRFIPRVEQASIDEAYGDMSWTGSYEEAERLGCRLKEAIHSEERLTASIGIGPNKLIAKIASGYRKPDGLTVVREQKAEAFLAPLSIRVIPGIGPKTEGMLNAKNIKIVKDLRALTLHQLEALLGKRGVALYEKVRARDDSPVEEYSEPKSIGEQETFESDTLDSHTLLNQLDGLVRGVSDSLHREGFHSFRTVVLTVRFADFVTKSRAHTLAMATDERAVLRREAMRLMLPFLDQRENPQRKLIRLLGLRVEKLSCEANPAGLLDRFFS, translated from the coding sequence GTGATCAGGATTATCACTCACTTAGATATGGATGCGTTCTTCGCGGCGATTGAAGAGCGCGATACTCCAGCCTTTCGTGGGGTCCCCCTCGTCGTCGGCGCGGACCCGCTGGGCGGAAAGGGCCGCGGGGTCGCCGCCACATCGAACTATCTGGCGCGTGCGTACGGTATTCACTCGGCGACGCCAATCTCCACTGCGTGGCGCTTCTCTGAGGCCGCTCGCCGGGCGGGGAAGCCGCCGGTGACCTTTGTCTCGGTCGACATGCAAAAGTATGCAAGGGTTTCGGAGAAGGTGATGCGGATTGTACGACGATTCATTCCTCGTGTGGAACAAGCCAGTATAGATGAAGCCTACGGCGACATGAGTTGGACAGGATCGTATGAAGAAGCCGAACGCCTAGGTTGCCGTCTGAAAGAGGCGATCCATTCGGAGGAACGACTGACTGCCTCAATCGGGATTGGGCCGAATAAGTTGATCGCCAAAATCGCTTCAGGATACCGGAAGCCTGACGGACTCACGGTCGTCCGCGAGCAGAAGGCCGAGGCGTTTCTGGCTCCACTCTCGATCCGGGTCATCCCCGGTATTGGACCCAAAACCGAAGGCATGCTGAACGCAAAAAATATCAAGATTGTCAAGGATCTAAGAGCACTGACTCTCCATCAACTCGAAGCCCTCTTGGGGAAACGCGGCGTAGCTCTCTATGAGAAGGTTCGAGCACGGGATGACTCACCGGTCGAGGAATATTCGGAGCCAAAATCCATCGGGGAGCAGGAAACGTTCGAATCCGACACGCTCGACAGTCATACGCTTCTCAATCAACTCGATGGACTTGTTCGAGGCGTGAGTGATAGCCTGCATCGCGAGGGATTTCATTCTTTTCGAACCGTCGTGCTGACGGTTCGCTTCGCGGATTTTGTGACCAAGTCACGCGCCCATACACTGGCGATGGCGACCGATGAGCGGGCAGTATTGAGGCGCGAGGCCATGAGGCTGATGCTGCCTTTTCTCGATCAGCGTGAAAACCCGCAGCGAAAACTCATCCGCTTGCTTGGCCTTCGGGTGGAGAAGTTGAGCTGTGAGGCGAATCCTGCAGGGTTACTGGATCGATTTTTTAGTTAG
- a CDS encoding TfoX/Sxy family protein yields MPTKSDGFKDFILDQLTELNGVTARAMFGGYGLYHEAKFFGIIHKGRLYFKVSAATVPNYKEHGMKPFRPNAKQTLKSFYEVPIDVIEDAEVLTQWATEAVER; encoded by the coding sequence ATGCCGACGAAGAGCGACGGCTTCAAAGACTTCATCCTAGATCAGCTGACAGAGCTGAACGGGGTGACCGCACGAGCCATGTTCGGAGGCTATGGGCTCTATCATGAGGCCAAGTTTTTCGGCATCATTCATAAAGGTCGTCTCTACTTCAAAGTGAGTGCGGCCACCGTACCCAATTACAAGGAACATGGCATGAAACCGTTCCGACCCAACGCCAAGCAAACACTCAAATCGTTTTATGAGGTCCCGATCGATGTGATCGAAGATGCGGAAGTCTTGACTCAATGGGCGACGGAAGCAGTCGAAAGATGA
- a CDS encoding sodium:solute symporter family protein codes for MVLWFVILYLLLSVGIGLFAATRVQSSKDFAVAGRSLPLAVVAATVFATWFGAEAVLGISATFVKEGLRGVVADPFGSSMCLMLAGLFFAPRLYRLNMLTVGDYYRYRYNRTVEVLCTLCIVASYLGWVAAQFKVLGLVLNVVTEGSVSQSTGIVIGAVIVLTYTTFGGMFSVAILDFVQISVIMGGLLYIASIVGDLAGGVRTVVNHAAEAGKLDLFPPATMTAWVPFVGAWMTMMLGSIPQQDVFQRITSAKDEPTAVRGSLLGAALYFTFCFVPMFLAYAATLIEPVKFGALLEQDSQLVLPTLVLQHTPIAAQVIFFGAVLSAVMSCSSATLLAPSVALSENVIRPVLPRLNDSEFLRLMRVVLVGFASVVLALALWSDATIYKLVVSTYKVTLVAAFFPLFAGLYWKRATTQGALWAIVAGLTSWLALELLSQPTDVWPPQLIGFAMAGIGMLAGSLWPTQLRELQRPIEKVEDGLG; via the coding sequence GTGGTCCTCTGGTTCGTCATCCTCTATCTTCTCCTTTCTGTCGGTATCGGACTTTTCGCGGCGACTCGTGTGCAAAGCTCCAAGGACTTTGCCGTTGCCGGAAGGAGCCTGCCCTTAGCCGTTGTGGCGGCGACCGTGTTTGCAACCTGGTTCGGCGCGGAAGCCGTATTGGGTATCTCGGCCACATTCGTCAAAGAAGGCTTGCGCGGTGTTGTCGCCGATCCCTTCGGGTCAAGCATGTGTTTGATGCTCGCCGGACTCTTTTTTGCTCCACGCCTGTACCGACTCAATATGCTGACGGTGGGGGATTACTATCGGTACCGCTACAACCGTACCGTAGAAGTGTTGTGCACGCTCTGCATCGTCGCCTCGTACCTGGGCTGGGTCGCGGCCCAATTCAAAGTGCTGGGCTTGGTGCTCAATGTCGTGACGGAGGGGAGTGTCAGCCAGTCGACCGGAATCGTGATCGGCGCAGTGATTGTTCTGACGTATACGACGTTCGGCGGCATGTTCTCTGTGGCGATCCTCGATTTCGTTCAGATCTCCGTGATCATGGGGGGGCTTTTGTATATTGCGTCGATCGTCGGGGATCTGGCGGGCGGCGTGCGCACGGTCGTCAATCATGCGGCCGAGGCGGGCAAACTCGACTTGTTCCCACCGGCCACGATGACGGCTTGGGTCCCGTTCGTCGGGGCTTGGATGACCATGATGCTTGGTTCCATCCCACAACAGGATGTGTTTCAGCGGATCACATCGGCAAAGGACGAGCCCACAGCTGTGCGGGGCTCGCTGCTGGGCGCGGCGCTCTATTTTACCTTCTGTTTTGTACCGATGTTTCTCGCCTATGCCGCAACGTTGATTGAGCCTGTCAAGTTCGGAGCATTGTTGGAGCAGGATTCACAGCTGGTCTTGCCGACCCTAGTGTTGCAGCATACTCCGATCGCGGCGCAGGTTATTTTCTTCGGAGCAGTTCTTTCTGCGGTGATGAGTTGCTCCAGTGCGACTCTGCTCGCACCGTCCGTTGCGCTGAGCGAGAACGTCATCAGGCCGGTGTTACCACGCTTGAACGATTCGGAATTTCTGCGCCTCATGCGCGTGGTCCTGGTGGGATTTGCCTCGGTGGTATTGGCTCTTGCGCTGTGGTCGGACGCGACGATTTATAAGTTGGTCGTGAGCACGTACAAGGTAACCTTGGTAGCGGCCTTTTTCCCGTTGTTTGCAGGACTTTACTGGAAGCGGGCGACGACACAGGGTGCGCTTTGGGCGATTGTTGCGGGGCTCACGAGTTGGCTGGCATTGGAGCTACTCAGCCAGCCGACTGATGTCTGGCCACCACAACTTATCGGGTTTGCGATGGCGGGAATCGGTATGCTTGCAGGGTCGTTGTGGCCTACCCAGCTGCGCGAGCTCCAGCGACCCATCGAGAAAGTCGAGGACGGCTTAGGATAA
- a CDS encoding response regulator: MANILIVDDDAPIRGALRDILEAEGHKIREASDGRIGLMLYREAPADLVITDILMPERDGMEVTLALTQEFLDAKVIAMTGATDNQNFLNVAKLFGARRVIQKPFTSDVIRRVVRFTLNH, from the coding sequence ATGGCCAATATCTTGATCGTCGACGATGATGCACCGATTAGGGGAGCATTGCGCGACATCCTTGAAGCAGAGGGTCATAAGATTCGTGAAGCCTCCGACGGCCGGATCGGCCTCATGCTCTATCGCGAAGCACCGGCCGACCTCGTCATCACCGACATCCTGATGCCGGAGCGCGATGGAATGGAAGTCACGCTCGCGCTGACGCAAGAATTTCTGGATGCCAAAGTCATTGCCATGACCGGTGCTACCGACAACCAGAATTTTCTGAACGTTGCCAAGTTATTCGGCGCCCGACGTGTCATTCAGAAACCCTTCACCTCTGACGTCATTCGTCGAGTCGTGCGTTTCACACTTAATCATTAG
- a CDS encoding methyltransferase domain-containing protein, whose amino-acid sequence MAAPSPEQVIDNQRQDWNRVAGGWEKWDRFFDEQMAFLNHRLVGDARLRSGLRVLDLGSGTGYPALLAAQTVGVDGSVVGIDLAEHMLTIAKRKAKQLGLHNVTFRVGDVTTLPFESASFDAVTSRFCLMFLPEIPKAAAEIVRVLKPGSWVAAAVWSAPEKNPSISLSMAAVKQVIDQPSMDPMAPGIFRLAQPGDFAGMLERAGLTDITDQEFLGEWSYGSTDEYYTSLVEIAAPVQNLMATLSEAQRLEVKRLIITAASQFQRGARITFPIAARMVAGRKPG is encoded by the coding sequence ATGGCAGCGCCATCGCCTGAGCAAGTCATCGATAATCAACGACAAGACTGGAACCGCGTCGCCGGTGGGTGGGAGAAGTGGGATCGCTTCTTCGATGAACAGATGGCATTCCTGAATCACCGGCTCGTGGGCGACGCCAGGCTGCGCAGTGGGCTTCGCGTGCTGGATCTGGGGTCGGGCACAGGCTATCCGGCACTCCTCGCCGCTCAGACAGTCGGAGTAGACGGAAGCGTTGTGGGCATCGACCTCGCCGAACATATGCTCACTATAGCGAAGAGAAAGGCAAAGCAATTGGGGTTGCATAACGTGACGTTCAGGGTCGGTGATGTCACCACCCTTCCGTTCGAATCCGCTTCCTTCGACGCCGTCACCAGCCGCTTCTGCCTCATGTTTCTCCCCGAAATTCCCAAAGCTGCTGCAGAAATTGTGCGTGTCCTGAAGCCGGGAAGCTGGGTCGCGGCAGCCGTCTGGTCCGCCCCGGAAAAGAACCCCTCGATCAGCCTTTCGATGGCAGCCGTCAAGCAGGTCATCGACCAGCCGTCGATGGACCCGATGGCGCCAGGCATCTTCCGTCTCGCTCAACCGGGCGACTTCGCCGGCATGTTGGAGAGAGCCGGCCTTACAGACATCACGGACCAGGAATTTCTTGGGGAGTGGTCCTACGGCTCAACCGATGAATATTATACGAGCCTGGTGGAGATTGCCGCCCCGGTCCAAAATCTCATGGCGACGCTGTCGGAAGCGCAACGGCTGGAGGTGAAACGCCTTATCATCACAGCTGCTTCGCAGTTCCAGCGCGGTGCCCGCATCACGTTCCCGATCGCCGCGCGGATGGTCGCCGGGCGCAAGCCCGGATGA
- a CDS encoding PBP1A family penicillin-binding protein: MSAQTSLRPVPLVRRLLVPFLIALGVVFALLGGYGAFLSASLALPKSDEHPPLLIYGAPFFLTPGLHPVNSGLVDHLQRLEYKPVAAAPKVAGEYFSTKDSIEIFLHAQEENRLPARSVRLILVDGIVTEVLSAADGQPLSLVSLEPVLISGMRSGSRQVREWIPLDRVPPTLIKTLLIIEDRRFYSHFGVDPIAIGRALWINISRGVVAQGGSTLTQQLAKNLYYSPKRTIGRKLREVMAAMALEFKYRKEEILESYVNEIYLGQAGPVSIYGVGEAAHRYFSKNVDELSIDEMALIVGLIKGPNIYSPVKDVEVATKRRNVVLRRLREEGILAEDVVAQAMDRPVKVMLNQDVLTDAPYFVDHLLREIEQGIGTEIPDGSRIYSTLDPRAQRIAAHVLQEGLTKLEGSYPALAGAEPPLQGAAVVLDVKTGHVLAMVGGRNYRLSQFNRAVQAHRSAGSLFKPFVYLAGFEAARGQGVAGLTPATLLMDEPLTLESDTGAWSPQNYDRQYRGQVTVRTALEQSLNIPAVRTAHRTGMTALTNLLHAFGITTPLADNLSLALGSSSVSLLQITSAYAGLANGGVVIHPVALSNMVREGRETIWSPPLDRRQAATPQGAFLITSLLKGVMDRGTGAKARALGVWGPVAGKTGTTDGYRDAWFIGYTPDLAIGVWVGFDDERAIKLTGAQAALPIWSALAARLIPQDPSDFEMPVGVVRRRIDPKSGQLVTSQCPEKTFEFFIAGTEPTVYCEVHGGGFWERLKQTLGLPQ; the protein is encoded by the coding sequence ATGTCGGCTCAAACGTCACTTCGGCCCGTTCCGTTGGTGAGACGCCTCCTCGTTCCGTTCCTTATCGCACTTGGAGTAGTGTTCGCGCTCTTGGGAGGATATGGGGCCTTCCTTTCGGCCAGTTTGGCTCTGCCGAAGAGCGACGAGCATCCGCCGCTACTGATCTATGGAGCCCCGTTTTTTCTGACGCCGGGGCTCCATCCTGTGAATTCTGGGTTGGTCGACCATCTACAGCGGTTGGAGTACAAGCCGGTCGCTGCGGCACCGAAGGTAGCCGGTGAGTATTTCTCCACAAAAGACTCAATCGAGATCTTTCTGCATGCTCAGGAGGAGAACCGCCTTCCTGCACGATCAGTCCGGTTGATCCTGGTGGACGGCATCGTCACCGAGGTGTTGTCGGCGGCTGATGGGCAACCGCTTTCCTTGGTGTCGCTCGAACCGGTGTTGATCAGCGGGATGCGGTCCGGCTCCAGGCAGGTCCGGGAATGGATTCCTCTGGACCGTGTCCCTCCCACCCTCATTAAGACGCTGTTGATCATCGAGGATCGTCGATTTTATTCCCATTTCGGGGTTGATCCCATCGCGATCGGTCGAGCGCTTTGGATCAACATCAGTCGCGGCGTCGTCGCGCAGGGAGGCAGCACGCTCACCCAGCAATTGGCCAAGAACCTCTACTATTCTCCGAAGCGAACCATTGGGCGGAAACTCCGGGAAGTGATGGCCGCGATGGCGCTCGAGTTCAAGTACCGAAAAGAAGAAATCCTTGAGAGTTATGTGAACGAGATTTATCTCGGCCAAGCCGGGCCGGTTTCGATCTACGGTGTGGGAGAAGCGGCTCATCGCTATTTTAGTAAGAACGTTGATGAACTGTCGATCGATGAAATGGCGCTGATCGTCGGATTGATCAAGGGGCCCAATATCTATTCCCCCGTAAAAGACGTTGAGGTGGCAACGAAGCGTCGAAATGTGGTGCTTCGCCGTCTGAGGGAAGAGGGCATCTTGGCGGAGGACGTCGTGGCTCAGGCCATGGATCGACCGGTGAAGGTCATGTTGAATCAAGATGTCCTCACCGACGCGCCGTACTTTGTCGATCATCTGCTCAGAGAAATCGAGCAGGGGATAGGAACGGAAATTCCGGACGGATCTCGAATTTATTCGACCCTTGATCCCAGGGCTCAGCGAATCGCCGCACATGTGCTGCAGGAAGGATTGACGAAACTTGAAGGGAGCTATCCGGCGTTGGCCGGAGCCGAGCCGCCGCTTCAGGGGGCGGCGGTCGTGCTGGATGTGAAGACCGGCCACGTGCTGGCGATGGTCGGTGGTCGTAACTATCGGCTGAGCCAATTCAACCGTGCGGTGCAGGCGCATCGATCGGCAGGGTCTCTCTTCAAGCCTTTTGTCTACCTTGCCGGATTTGAGGCAGCACGCGGCCAAGGTGTGGCCGGGCTGACTCCGGCAACATTGTTAATGGATGAGCCTCTGACATTGGAATCAGACACAGGGGCCTGGTCGCCTCAGAATTATGATCGGCAGTATAGAGGTCAGGTGACGGTCCGAACAGCACTCGAGCAATCCTTGAACATTCCCGCCGTTCGGACTGCTCACCGAACCGGAATGACTGCGCTCACGAATCTGCTGCACGCGTTCGGAATTACCACACCGTTGGCCGACAATTTGTCTCTCGCGCTGGGGAGTTCTTCCGTCTCGTTGCTTCAGATCACATCCGCCTACGCGGGGCTCGCCAATGGAGGCGTTGTCATCCATCCGGTGGCACTATCCAACATGGTGCGTGAGGGAAGGGAGACCATTTGGAGTCCGCCTCTTGATCGGCGCCAGGCAGCCACCCCGCAGGGGGCGTTTCTCATTACGTCATTGTTGAAAGGGGTGATGGATCGGGGGACGGGGGCCAAGGCCAGAGCATTAGGGGTGTGGGGTCCCGTGGCAGGCAAGACTGGGACGACCGATGGGTATCGAGACGCCTGGTTCATAGGATATACCCCGGACCTTGCGATCGGTGTGTGGGTCGGTTTTGATGATGAACGGGCGATTAAGTTGACCGGCGCCCAGGCAGCCCTTCCAATATGGAGTGCGTTGGCGGCTCGACTCATCCCGCAGGATCCCTCGGATTTTGAGATGCCGGTTGGGGTTGTCCGGCGGAGGATCGATCCCAAAAGCGGACAACTCGTGACTTCGCAATGTCCGGAGAAAACATTTGAGTTCTTCATTGCAGGGACTGAGCCGACGGTCTATTGCGAAGTTCACGGAGGCGGGTTCTGGGAGCGGCTCAAGCAGACGTTGGGTTTGCCGCAATGA
- a CDS encoding acyltransferase family protein yields MRYRPEIDGLRAVAVIPVILFHAGFKLFSGGFVGVDIFFVISGYLITTIILADLEAGRFSILNFYERRARRILPALYLVMASCLPFAWLWLMPSDAKELSKSVMAGLVFASNIFFWRQSDYFDAETELKPLLHTWSLGVEEQFYLLFPIVLMFAWQLGRKRIVVFLTIMAVFSLALAEYAISRKPDAAFFLLPTRAWELAMGSLIAFYLERKERGQFPPVLHQILSLVGLGSIALGVLTFNKETPFPGFSALIPTVGAGLIIVFAFPGTLVGRLLVNRVLVGVGLVSYSAYLWHQPLLSFARHRSFTEPHDAVLALIVVLTFGLAYVTWRYVERPFRQQNTITKRWVWRFSFVSAAALVVCAVGLQLTTAESHSRLNRDADVLSRLHTCLFDPEQTFETLLQNHCDLVQPSAIRTDGGRPQPSKVYALFGDSLAASLYPGLVRVFGENAIIQLTGASCRAIRSGNDARCADFYNWFVDEYVPNNHMDGIIVSSSWLKTYEKLGDKEFRAKLDGLFKKLKEKRVIVYSQPASLSINIHRYVYRLENLGMEVPSNLEVEADALDAVNAALSEEASKFGFEFIDATQLFCSKNGCTVAKEGVFYFWDTVHLTMPGSALLAEVTSSLLSGIDPEQPRRGQDKPKKDRSPSTDALMVRNLDGTIRYWSEGAKKLYGWEPQDALGTTSHQLLKTVFPVPLEVIEEELRTKGRWEGQLIHVRRDGSRVTVASRWDFEQKPYSQDRSATVIEINGALPIPSSGFFRKELLSLLPQPRCSNDPPLCEKIS; encoded by the coding sequence GTGCGTTACCGTCCTGAAATAGATGGCTTGCGAGCAGTCGCCGTCATTCCAGTCATATTATTCCACGCTGGGTTCAAACTTTTTAGCGGCGGCTTTGTTGGCGTGGACATTTTCTTTGTCATCAGCGGGTACTTGATTACCACGATTATTCTTGCGGACCTTGAGGCCGGACGGTTTTCAATTCTAAATTTCTATGAGCGACGCGCACGGCGTATTTTGCCCGCGTTGTACTTGGTCATGGCGTCGTGCTTGCCTTTTGCTTGGTTGTGGCTCATGCCAAGCGATGCAAAGGAATTGTCGAAAAGCGTCATGGCTGGTTTGGTATTTGCGTCGAATATCTTCTTCTGGCGGCAAAGTGATTACTTCGACGCAGAAACGGAGTTAAAGCCGCTGCTCCATACGTGGAGTTTGGGGGTAGAAGAACAGTTTTACCTCCTGTTTCCGATTGTTCTGATGTTTGCGTGGCAGTTGGGGCGAAAGAGAATTGTAGTGTTTCTGACGATCATGGCGGTCTTCAGTCTTGCGCTTGCTGAGTATGCGATCAGCAGGAAACCAGATGCGGCGTTTTTTTTGCTGCCAACTCGTGCATGGGAATTGGCGATGGGTTCACTCATCGCTTTCTACCTGGAACGGAAGGAGCGTGGCCAGTTCCCTCCGGTGCTCCATCAAATACTCAGCCTTGTCGGGCTCGGATCGATCGCATTAGGGGTCCTGACTTTTAATAAAGAGACGCCTTTCCCAGGTTTCTCAGCTTTGATACCGACAGTCGGCGCTGGTTTGATTATCGTGTTTGCTTTTCCCGGAACCTTGGTCGGGCGGTTGTTGGTTAATAGAGTGTTAGTTGGTGTGGGCCTTGTCAGCTATAGCGCCTATCTATGGCATCAGCCGTTGTTGTCGTTCGCTCGCCATAGAAGTTTCACTGAGCCTCATGATGCGGTTCTTGCGCTTATCGTCGTTCTCACGTTCGGTCTGGCTTACGTAACGTGGCGTTATGTCGAACGGCCATTTCGTCAACAGAATACGATCACGAAACGATGGGTGTGGAGATTCTCGTTCGTTTCTGCAGCCGCCCTAGTCGTGTGCGCAGTCGGTCTGCAGCTGACTACAGCAGAGTCTCACAGTAGATTGAACCGTGATGCTGATGTGCTCTCTCGGCTGCATACGTGCTTATTTGATCCGGAACAGACCTTTGAAACGCTTTTACAGAATCATTGTGACTTGGTGCAACCGTCGGCTATTCGGACAGATGGAGGACGCCCTCAACCTTCGAAGGTCTACGCACTGTTTGGAGACAGCCTTGCGGCGAGTTTATACCCAGGTCTTGTACGCGTATTCGGCGAGAATGCCATCATTCAGCTCACCGGAGCTTCTTGTCGGGCAATACGCAGTGGAAATGACGCGCGGTGTGCAGATTTCTATAACTGGTTTGTGGATGAATATGTCCCAAACAATCACATGGATGGGATTATTGTATCAAGTAGTTGGCTGAAGACGTATGAGAAGCTTGGCGATAAAGAATTCAGGGCCAAGCTCGATGGTCTGTTCAAGAAGCTGAAAGAGAAGCGAGTGATCGTCTATTCTCAGCCGGCGTCACTCTCCATAAATATTCATAGGTATGTGTACAGGCTGGAAAACCTCGGGATGGAAGTGCCGAGCAATCTGGAGGTGGAAGCAGATGCTCTTGACGCTGTCAATGCGGCTCTCAGCGAAGAAGCGTCTAAGTTTGGCTTTGAGTTTATTGATGCCACTCAATTATTCTGCTCAAAGAATGGGTGCACAGTTGCAAAGGAAGGAGTGTTTTATTTTTGGGATACTGTTCATTTAACGATGCCAGGCTCCGCGCTCCTGGCAGAAGTGACCTCTAGTCTCTTGTCAGGAATCGATCCAGAGCAGCCGCGTAGGGGTCAGGATAAGCCGAAGAAAGACCGCAGCCCTTCGACCGATGCGCTCATGGTTCGCAATCTAGATGGTACGATCCGATACTGGAGTGAAGGGGCCAAGAAGCTGTATGGATGGGAGCCCCAAGATGCACTGGGGACGACTTCCCATCAACTGCTCAAGACGGTTTTCCCTGTCCCGCTCGAGGTGATCGAGGAGGAGCTTCGCACGAAAGGACGATGGGAAGGGCAGCTCATCCACGTGCGCCGTGATGGATCACGGGTCACAGTGGCCAGCCGTTGGGACTTTGAGCAGAAACCGTATTCCCAAGATCGATCAGCTACGGTGATCGAGATCAACGGAGCCCTTCCGATTCCCAGCTCGGGGTTTTTCAGGAAGGAATTGCTTTCGCTCCTGCCTCAACCCCGATGTTCGAATGATCCGCCTCTATGCGAGAAGATTTCTTGA
- a CDS encoding DNA-3-methyladenine glycosylase I has translation MTVSDEKTRCGWVGLKPHLIRYHDEEWSVPVHDDRKHFEMLVLEGAQAGLTWETILLRREGYRRAFIGFDPVEVARFTPRKKAVLLKDAGIIRNRLKIEAAVTNAQAFLVVQKEFGSFDGYVWRFVDGKAKINRWKNRKEIPPTTAESDALSRDLKKRGFRFVGSTIIYAYMQAVGMVNDHTYECFLGVKGNP, from the coding sequence ATGACCGTATCAGACGAAAAGACTCGGTGCGGCTGGGTCGGTCTGAAACCGCATCTCATTCGGTACCACGATGAAGAATGGAGTGTGCCGGTGCATGATGATCGAAAACACTTCGAGATGCTTGTGCTCGAAGGGGCTCAGGCGGGTCTGACATGGGAGACGATTCTGCTGCGTCGCGAAGGATATCGCAGAGCCTTTATCGGATTTGATCCAGTCGAAGTTGCCCGGTTTACACCTCGGAAGAAGGCTGTACTGCTGAAAGACGCGGGTATTATCCGCAATCGATTGAAGATCGAGGCGGCTGTAACAAACGCGCAAGCCTTTCTGGTCGTGCAGAAGGAGTTTGGATCATTTGACGGCTATGTCTGGCGATTCGTCGATGGCAAGGCGAAGATCAATCGGTGGAAAAATCGGAAAGAGATTCCTCCCACGACGGCTGAGAGTGATGCGCTATCGAGGGACCTGAAAAAACGCGGCTTCCGTTTTGTGGGCAGTACGATCATTTATGCCTATATGCAGGCAGTTGGCATGGTGAATGACCACACATATGAGTGTTTTCTTGGCGTGAAGGGCAATCCGTGA
- a CDS encoding DUF1059 domain-containing protein produces MADKQYKQLGCLDVQPSGGCGFQVRAETEAELMQLVATHAKQCHKLDSIPPEMAAQVKAAIKTVPVTV; encoded by the coding sequence ATGGCAGACAAACAGTACAAGCAGCTTGGATGTCTGGACGTGCAACCGTCGGGCGGCTGCGGATTCCAGGTGCGGGCGGAGACGGAGGCGGAACTGATGCAGTTGGTCGCCACCCACGCCAAGCAATGTCATAAGTTGGATTCGATTCCACCAGAAATGGCCGCCCAAGTGAAGGCCGCGATCAAGACCGTGCCGGTCACGGTCTAA
- a CDS encoding DUF488 domain-containing protein, whose amino-acid sequence MSQVLWTIGHSTKPIDEFLALLKAHGIQQLIDVRTIPHSRHNPQYNNEALSKSLQHEDLSYKHMPKLGGLRKPKKDSINTGWRNASFRGYADYMQTEGFRRALDELMVESRSQHTAIMCAEAVPWRCHRSLIADALVTRGWEVRHIMSETKADAHAITSFAVIEHVTISYPAQIDLDRAPRLF is encoded by the coding sequence ATGTCGCAGGTTCTCTGGACCATCGGCCATTCGACCAAACCAATCGACGAGTTTCTCGCACTCCTAAAGGCGCATGGCATTCAGCAACTTATCGACGTTCGTACCATTCCCCACTCTCGCCACAATCCTCAATACAATAACGAAGCGCTTTCAAAGAGCTTGCAGCATGAGGACTTGTCGTACAAGCACATGCCGAAGCTTGGTGGATTGCGTAAACCCAAGAAGGATTCCATCAACACCGGCTGGCGAAATGCGAGCTTCCGCGGCTACGCGGATTACATGCAGACAGAGGGGTTTCGGAGAGCCTTGGACGAGTTGATGGTCGAGAGTCGATCACAGCACACAGCTATCATGTGTGCGGAAGCAGTCCCCTGGCGGTGCCACCGATCCTTGATCGCCGACGCGTTAGTGACACGAGGATGGGAGGTCCGGCATATCATGTCGGAGACGAAGGCCGATGCCCATGCCATAACATCATTCGCTGTGATCGAGCACGTCACCATCAGCTACCCTGCTCAGATTGATCTTGATCGCGCTCCTCGGCTCTTCTAG